A part of Limihaloglobus sulfuriphilus genomic DNA contains:
- a CDS encoding very short patch repair endonuclease, with the protein MADTLSQQDRSKCMSANKNSNTKPEMLVRRLVFSLGYRYRLHNRKLPGCPDLVFAGHKKVIFVNGCYWHRHNCKKGKSTPQTRQEFWETKFKRTAERDKENIKLLEKKGWKVLVIWECQIKKDIKKVQEKIVKFLG; encoded by the coding sequence ATGGCTGACACATTATCACAACAAGATAGATCCAAGTGTATGTCGGCTAATAAAAACAGTAATACAAAACCTGAAATGCTTGTTAGGCGGTTGGTGTTTTCTCTGGGTTACAGGTACCGTTTACATAACCGGAAGTTGCCGGGGTGTCCGGATCTGGTTTTTGCCGGACACAAAAAAGTCATCTTTGTGAATGGTTGTTACTGGCATAGGCACAATTGCAAAAAAGGTAAATCAACACCCCAAACACGCCAAGAGTTTTGGGAAACTAAATTTAAACGAACGGCTGAACGGGATAAAGAAAATATAAAGCTTTTGGAAAAAAAAGGGTGGAAAGTTTTGGTTATTTGGGAATGCCAGATAAAGAAAGATATTAAAAAGGTGCAAGAAAAAATCGTTAAATTTTTGGGTTAG
- a CDS encoding HNH endonuclease: MNALDYLRDIFASSNCEFRGLNVWQVTDAGKLTDLYHFILEQQRLGTDGIFREGKRSSYWKNRFYSAAIKNYVEFLVEYRFEEKLDSVCRSHSDGRALSNELIKQRVENIDALIRCDIEKEGKDVEATVKTRLNQNYFRKMVLGNYSHRCCVTGLPIPAILRASHIASWAEDKSNRLNPSNGLCLSATYDAAFDKHLISFDKNYRLLLSPAIETYAGKAYESYFKNLAGNSMSLPKHFLPDVELLRKHREITMEQKHPCDP, encoded by the coding sequence GTGAACGCCTTAGACTATCTCCGTGATATTTTTGCTTCCTCGAATTGTGAGTTTCGCGGTTTGAATGTTTGGCAAGTCACAGATGCCGGTAAACTAACAGATTTGTATCATTTTATCTTAGAGCAGCAAAGGCTTGGCACTGACGGAATATTCAGAGAGGGCAAACGGTCGAGTTACTGGAAAAATCGGTTTTACTCGGCAGCAATAAAAAATTATGTTGAGTTTTTGGTAGAGTACCGGTTTGAGGAAAAATTAGATAGTGTTTGCCGCAGTCACTCTGACGGCAGGGCCTTATCAAACGAGCTTATAAAACAAAGAGTAGAGAACATTGACGCTTTGATACGGTGCGACATTGAAAAGGAAGGCAAGGACGTTGAGGCGACTGTAAAGACAAGGCTCAATCAGAATTACTTTAGGAAAATGGTTCTGGGCAATTATAGCCATCGCTGCTGTGTTACCGGATTGCCGATACCGGCGATTCTACGTGCTAGTCATATTGCATCTTGGGCCGAGGATAAGAGCAACAGGTTAAACCCGTCAAACGGATTGTGTTTGTCCGCGACTTATGACGCGGCGTTCGATAAACATCTGATTAGTTTTGACAAGAATTATCGTTTGCTTTTGAGTCCGGCGATAGAGACTTATGCCGGTAAGGCCTATGAAAGCTATTTCAAAAACCTTGCGGGGAATTCGATGTCATTGCCAAAACATTTCCTACCAGATGTAGAGCTTTTGCGTAAACATCGAGAGATCACCATGGAACAGAAACATCCCTGTGATCCGTGA